One Spirochaetota bacterium DNA window includes the following coding sequences:
- a CDS encoding LamG-like jellyroll fold domain-containing protein, with product MERIVFFILASAALCAQNPALWVDFTGVTGDCTDKAGNAVIVKGASIADGAFRSKKGNDCTVKTSAALNAMTTEIAITAWIALKTVDENFQTVLFKGDRSRNPEAIQYALSINYGYPELKWKDEKGVWQGFMKSSTDTKTGAVKNAVRLGVGKWQHLAVTFANGAICVYVNGALTEKAPAKEGAKAFVASETDIYPGAMFWTTSGRNYHQDGLIADIRVYSSVLDAAAIKDIVSGDAKRSVNADIVIE from the coding sequence ATGGAACGCATCGTATTCTTCATTCTCGCGTCTGCGGCGCTTTGTGCGCAGAACCCCGCATTGTGGGTCGACTTTACCGGTGTTACGGGTGATTGCACTGATAAGGCCGGCAATGCTGTCATCGTCAAAGGGGCATCGATAGCGGACGGCGCGTTCCGGAGCAAAAAAGGGAATGACTGCACGGTAAAGACGTCAGCGGCATTGAACGCGATGACAACCGAGATTGCCATCACCGCATGGATCGCGCTCAAGACCGTCGATGAGAATTTCCAGACCGTGCTTTTCAAGGGCGATAGAAGCAGGAACCCGGAAGCCATCCAGTACGCACTATCCATCAATTATGGATATCCGGAGCTGAAATGGAAGGATGAAAAGGGCGTATGGCAGGGGTTCATGAAATCGAGCACGGACACGAAAACCGGCGCGGTGAAGAACGCGGTCCGGCTTGGCGTCGGAAAATGGCAGCATCTTGCTGTCACCTTCGCCAACGGCGCGATATGCGTGTATGTGAACGGGGCGCTCACCGAAAAAGCCCCGGCGAAAGAAGGCGCAAAAGCGTTCGTCGCGAGCGAGACCGATATCTACCCCGGCGCCATGTTCTGGACGACGAGCGGCAGGAATTATCACCAGGACGGGCTTATCGCGGATATACGCGTGTATTCATCGGTGCTCGATGCCGCGGCGATAAAGGATATCGTTTCGGGGGATGCGAAGCGAAGCGTAAACGCCGATATCGTGATAGAATAG
- a CDS encoding amidohydrolase family protein, which translates to MSEQYIEAHVHMDAWDAATKRRIRESGVAQYWVMDISHPQLNTKNADRKTILRAAHDMPGRIIPFAMIQWGADERQVEAYFRAGFTGLKAIVPPKPYNDNAYLPIYEAAAHFAMPILFHTGIIAHSNDTVKEPLRRGYGPANMEPAFLATIADMFPSLELIGGHMGFPYTEQTENNLYYYPNIHHDISGYVSLEWLMSVLERRACAYLGGARFFHEKLLLATDLFIGNKNSELWGKEKREAWRLFFKYLAYNHSWSLEADNIFYRNAKRLMDKVQRRQASIRARLKRKRSGPGTAIVKKRGTR; encoded by the coding sequence ATGAGCGAACAATACATCGAAGCGCATGTGCACATGGACGCCTGGGATGCGGCGACGAAGCGGCGTATCCGCGAAAGCGGTGTTGCGCAGTACTGGGTGATGGATATCTCTCACCCGCAATTGAACACAAAGAATGCCGACAGGAAAACGATACTCCGTGCGGCACACGATATGCCCGGCAGGATAATCCCTTTTGCGATGATACAGTGGGGTGCCGATGAACGCCAGGTGGAGGCGTACTTTCGTGCCGGCTTTACGGGGCTTAAGGCCATAGTGCCCCCCAAGCCGTATAACGATAATGCATACCTTCCCATCTATGAGGCGGCGGCGCATTTCGCAATGCCCATACTGTTCCACACGGGTATCATCGCGCACTCCAACGACACTGTAAAGGAACCCCTGCGGCGCGGCTATGGCCCTGCGAACATGGAGCCCGCGTTCCTCGCAACAATAGCGGATATGTTCCCTTCACTTGAGCTCATCGGCGGGCATATGGGTTTCCCGTATACGGAGCAGACCGAGAACAATCTGTATTATTACCCGAACATACACCATGATATATCGGGCTATGTATCGCTCGAATGGCTCATGTCGGTGCTCGAAAGACGTGCATGCGCATACCTCGGCGGCGCACGATTTTTCCACGAAAAGCTTCTCCTTGCAACCGACCTTTTCATCGGCAATAAGAATTCGGAACTGTGGGGAAAAGAAAAACGTGAGGCGTGGAGGCTCTTCTTCAAGTATCTCGCATACAATCATTCATGGTCGCTTGAAGCGGATAATATTTTTTATCGCAATGCAAAACGGCTTATGGACAAAGTACAGCGCCGGCAGGCATCGATACGCGCACGGCTCAAGAGAAAACGCTCCGGCCCCGGCACAGCGATCGTAAAAAAAAGGGGTACACGATGA
- a CDS encoding Gfo/Idh/MocA family oxidoreductase yields MKPLSIVVTSSANPHVKFYYEDLSHTELFKLEAITETDPARMEYAEDFFRKKNLPVKFYTDWKLMLEKHRDVEAVVVGSDNFHHHEQTLAAAAMGKHVYSMKVLSMDEKQCEEMIAACRKAKVVLQVELELHFNAQYRAMREAIRSGKLGKLSLLYVSNISQSPITYYPNWGDPVLSYGKKVSIRPGESVCRGGAITDHPHPFDIIRWLTGKEFKKVFAVSGKNMRSQLLVEDHIAITGELTDGTAVFINPSYSHLEEQCDTRRLYWPKSLEVLIKAYGEKSFMAADYWHKPAYVLGAEHPSPNRLIFEGAGRISQGFIPPVVSASRFVTESRFGSFYAAVRGFRSVESTGEDGLAAVRVMNACYGSVYTGKTVSCV; encoded by the coding sequence ATGAAACCGTTATCGATAGTGGTCACCTCATCGGCGAACCCGCATGTGAAATTCTACTATGAGGACCTCTCGCATACTGAACTTTTCAAACTTGAAGCGATAACCGAGACCGACCCGGCGCGAATGGAATATGCCGAGGATTTCTTCCGCAAGAAAAACCTGCCCGTGAAATTCTATACCGATTGGAAGCTCATGCTCGAGAAACACCGCGATGTGGAGGCGGTAGTCGTCGGAAGCGATAACTTCCATCACCATGAACAGACGCTTGCCGCCGCCGCAATGGGGAAGCACGTGTACAGCATGAAAGTACTCTCCATGGATGAAAAGCAGTGCGAGGAGATGATAGCCGCCTGCCGCAAAGCAAAAGTGGTGCTGCAGGTGGAGCTTGAGCTGCACTTCAATGCGCAGTACCGCGCCATGCGCGAGGCGATACGGAGCGGTAAGCTTGGAAAACTTTCATTGCTTTATGTGAGCAATATCTCGCAGTCGCCGATAACGTATTATCCCAACTGGGGCGATCCGGTGCTTTCGTATGGGAAAAAAGTATCGATACGTCCGGGCGAATCGGTATGCCGCGGCGGGGCGATCACTGACCATCCGCATCCTTTCGATATCATACGCTGGCTGACGGGAAAGGAATTCAAGAAAGTGTTCGCGGTTTCCGGGAAGAACATGCGCTCGCAGCTGCTTGTCGAAGATCACATCGCCATTACCGGCGAGCTCACCGACGGCACTGCAGTGTTCATCAATCCGTCGTATTCGCATCTGGAAGAGCAATGCGATACGCGGCGCCTCTACTGGCCGAAATCGCTCGAGGTGCTCATCAAGGCCTACGGAGAGAAGTCGTTCATGGCGGCTGATTACTGGCATAAACCGGCGTATGTGCTTGGCGCGGAGCATCCATCGCCCAACCGTCTCATATTCGAGGGTGCGGGGCGTATCTCACAGGGATTCATCCCGCCCGTGGTGAGCGCTTCGCGATTCGTGACCGAAAGCCGCTTCGGCAGTTTTTATGCCGCGGTGAGGGGTTTCCGGAGCGTAGAGAGCACCGGCGAGGACGGACTTGCCGCGGTGCGGGTGATGAACGCATGCTATGGATCGGTGTATACGGGAAAGACCGTATCCTGCGTATAG